The Lycium barbarum isolate Lr01 chromosome 4, ASM1917538v2, whole genome shotgun sequence nucleotide sequence CTCATGAATTAATAGagaataattatatatatttatgtaactaTATAGTGTTATGATTATAGAGAATGAAAGACATTCAATAATAAATAAGCCAACATACATGagtttaatactccctccggatcaaaaagagtgttcacttagtcatttgcacacctcttaagaaaatactaactcctagacaaaaataggtaatttgactaaattacccctaattaaataggcattgggatttgatcatatagCACTTAATAaaggcaaatatgaaaaaataaggttaattctttcttgatttgttaagtgggctctttttttttatccaagaaaaaaaggctaagtgaactcttttattttatCCAGAGGGAGTACTATATTTTATGGCATCTCAATCATGACTTTTGAGGAACCACCAACATATGCTAAAACTACTACTTTTACAAGCTACTATGATTTTCCAGTAAGTGTGCTTTAAATGTTTAAGGTTAATATCAAACGTAGAATGGTATATTAAGAAGATCAGTCTTTAACCATACAAAGCAAATCAGCACCTTCTTTTGTATGTTACAAAGAACTATTTCGGAGGAAAAGCAACAAAGTACTAAgaatacaacaataacatacccagtgtaatctcataAGTTTGTTTGAAGAGGGTAGAGTCtatgcaaaccttacccctaccttgggaggtagagaggctgtttccagtAAACCCTCGACTCAAGAGAAAGCATATTAAAATAGGtcaaaatgaaaaacaaaatgaaatatCATTAAACATGACTTCAACTTTCAATAAAGGTTTGTGATGAGTTTGATGTTGTAGGTACAGAGTCGCCATTGTTAGAGGGCGCTTATTCCCGGCGGGAATTCGAATTTAGTCGGGCGCCGATACTTGTACGGGACACTTGATGGGAAACGGAAAAAGAAGTTTGATGATCTAACTTTGCTAAAGATCTGCACGTGGGGTCTCGATCCAATTAAGACACCCCACATGAACAAATGTCTTAAACAAATAAGGCATCCCCTCAAACCTTAGTGTCCTAAAGATACCATTTTTAGGATCATATGAAACAAGATTTCCGCCTTTGTACTCAAGCAAAAGCTCTCCATTTTTCATCAAGCATAGAACTTTCACCAATGGTTGCACATGTTGTGTTACATAATTGAGAGTTGGTGTATAAGCCTCAACTCTAAACTCCTTCATCCAAGAATCTTTCACATTGTATTCTCTCATTACCCAAATTTCAAATCCTCCCCCTTTATAGTGAGGTAAAGTTAGAGCAACAGCAAGACAATCTCCTAGAACTGCTAGATGATGTTGAACAATTCTTGGCTTTACATTAAAATCAACTTTCGGTACTTCACCAAATATGTCATCGGCTAAATCAAACGAAACGATAAGCCTATCATGACGTCCATTGTACTTACCAAATCGAGTCAACCAATGCATTTTCCCGTTTAACATAATTCCTTGAGAACTAGGATCAAAACGATAAACAACTTCTCCAACACTCCTCCATCTGTTGCTAGTACCAAGACTAAGTACTTGAACATCTGATTTTCCAAAGAAAGGAACTCTGAATCTAATAGAACGCCCGGGGTCATTATAATACATGTTGGCATAATTTATAATCTTGATCACCTTGTACTCTTTGGTAACAGGATCAAAACCAAATCCAAAAACCAATTTTTGCACCTCGAATTCAATTGATCTAGGGAGCTGTTTGTAGTCCCTTGTAAAAGGGTTGTACACATAAAGTGCATCATTAAACAGAGAATCATATATGCACAATAGTCCGTTACACGAACCAACCACTTTAAATTCAGGCATGGGGTTTGCGAAAGGGGTCCTGATTTTCCTCACTACTTCTCTACCATGAttggaaaattcaagaaagcAGAGCTGATTCCTTAAAGGGTAATCCGCGTGAATAATAATGCAAGGATCGGTCTCTAGTGCACGAGACAGGTGCTGATTCACAAGCTTTTTGTCATGTAAGAAGTTGTAAAATAATTTACAAGAAAACTTGAATTGGACTAAAGATGTTATGGGAAGCCTGGAAGCTATGTCAAGGACAATTTCTTGAGGTAGAGAATAAAATCCATGTATGGTGGGAGTTTGATCAGATTGAAATTTGTGTTTCTTGATTTGTCTATCCATGAAACAGAGAAATATAGGCAAACAAAGATATGTAGAAAGACTTAGAAATAGAGAAAATTAAAATGTCTGAGAAAATAACTGGGAGGTGGTGAAATTTATGGACTCTTGTGCTCCTCCTTGTTTTGGGAACAAAGTAGAATAGCATATTCTTTTGGACAGTTTGACTTACTTtgggcggatccaggatttgaagtttacCGATTTTTACAGCGATCTCAAGTTATAATATAACTAGGTTCACAATCAGATATTTAGATATATTTAATGGATTTCTTAATATAAATACAGTGTTTCAGCAAAAGCTAGCTACTGAATTCACGTGAACCCATAAACTTAAAGCTAGATTAGTCCCTGCTTATTCACACTAATAATGTACTTACGTCAATTCAATAAATATATATGAGATATTCTCAATCCTTTTCATATGTCCTATTAAGGCGTTGCCGCATTCATTACTAAATCATTTAACAACATTATAATCATATGCCACCCTTCATTGTACGTGGCTATGCCATTGGTTTTGGGAGTGTGTGTCGGGTATATTTTAACAATCGAAAAGGTCTTTTGGCCACACTATTTTGGCCACAATGTTCCAAATGGGGTAAattcatatgactatttaggtcaaatttaataatttatgcttacttaatgtcatttctatcttttcttttcaaagtttatcttaatttaaaattgtacaatagaGGTTATGGTGGTTAAGTGTAGCCAAATTTGGGTCAAATTGGTGTGGCAATTTAGCAACTCTCATACTTTAATACAATAAGGTCTTTTTGCCACACTATTTTGGCCACAATGACCCAAATGGGGAAAattcatatgactatttaggtcaaatttaataatttatgcttacttaatgtcatttctatcttttcttctcaaagtttatcttaatttaaaattgtacaatagaGGTTATGGTGGTTTTTACATAAGTGTGGCCAAATTTGGGTCAAATTGGTGTGGCAATTTAGCAATTCTCATTTTAATATGGGTTTATTGTAGATTAATAGCCTATTTGGTCAAGTTTTTCCAAGATCAAAAGTGCTTCTTTCTAAACCATAAATGCTATTTTTGAAAGTTGAGGTGTTTGATCACGTAAAAGGAGGAACAAAAGTGTTTTTGAGTAAAAGCGGAAGTTGTTTTTGAgaagctggaaaaaaaaaaagcttcttcgcaaaatactttttaaaatagaaCTTTTAATAAAATACACTTAAAAACACTTTTTCAGAGTTTGGCCAAACATTACTGCTCAAAACTGTCTTTCAAATTGATTAGTTTAACACAAACTGAGTAATTTTTTTaaagcacttttcaaaataagctgattttaaatggttggccaaacaggctataaagaTACTATAAACACTGCAATTTAAGTATGAAATTAGGAAAGAGGGTATAATTTAGGGCGGTTTTAATATATTTTCCTTATAGAAAACCTTATAGAAATGAGAAAAGATTTAAGCAAATTAAAGTAGATAAACTAGTATGagcgcagggtggatgaaatggaggctcgcttccagagtgttgtgtgacaagaaagtgtcaccaaaacttaaagacaagttctacaaagtggtggttagaccgactttattgtacggggcgaAGTGTTGGCTAGTCAAGAACTCttacgttcaaaagatgaaagtcgcggaaatgcgaatgctgtgatggatgtgtgggcacactaggagggatacaattaggaatgaagatatccgggacaaggtgggagtggcatcggtggaggacaagatgcgggaaacgaggctgagatggtttgggcatgtgaagaggagagacacaaatGCCcgagtgcggaggtgtgagaggttggctattgACGGTTTCAGgaaggtagaggtaggccgaagaagtattggggagagatgATTAGACAGAACATGATGCAATttcagcttactgaggacatgatcttagataggaggttgtggaagactccgattaggatagaaggctaggagGTGTCTTGCTTATTCTTTCGTCccagtagttgtagttttgctcattcgtttattgccaATTGATTTCTACTTATATTTGTTgggtcttgtacttcgattatcttatctATCTATGGTagctaatgctcctttctttccagaCTATTTTATCATGaatttctcgcttttgttattcctcgttttcgtattgttttgatatgcttgtccCTAGCTGACCTTTTTGTCTTgttctctcttgagccgagggtctttcggaaacaggcTCCCtatctttcaaggtgggggtaaggtctgcatacactctaccctccccagaccctacattgtgggattctactgggtatgttgttgttgttgcaaagTAGATAAACTAGTATATTACGCTGTTCTAGAATAAACAATAAAACTAGTCACGTTGATGGTGACAAGAATTTGGCACGAACCGTGGAGTCTTGGATTATCGTAACACGACATCAGAAATTTTATTTCTCTTTATAATCAATAGCAAGTTCGACGAAAGAGCTAACTAATAAGTAATAACATTATGATTTAAATTGTGATATCTTGTAACTTGATTTATTTTATATTTAAGGGTGATTTGTACGAATAGAATATTTTAGTGTCACTGTTTAAATTTTGATCTCCTTTAAGAAAAACGATGCACCAATAATCGTTTCCCAAAATTTGGAGCAAAATCTATCAGGTTGGTAAGattttttatttcaaaatttaCCTTAACAACAAGTTATGATGATCGTCGGAATTGTCCACAAATCTTGACGGATGGCTAGGACATTTTCAGCCAAAAATATGCTTTAACAAGAAGTTATGATATTCATCAGGATTTTTGGCCAAATCTTGATGTATCGTCAATTTTCAATCGTTAGATTCAATCTAAACCTTCAAAAAGTAATAGAccaattttttcttcttcaacaCATATTTTTCAAGCTAAAAAGATCCAAACAGTGGTGTTCAATTTTTTTCAATCAAATCAATCCAAATGATTAAGTATATACAACATTATAATTAACTCAATGGAACAATACCTACACAATTACAACTACAAATTAGCAATGAGAAGAAGGAAGAAGGAGGATAGAAAGATAGTAAGAACAAAATTTCCTGACGAGAATCTAAATTTGTCAAATCAAGATTCTTAGAGAGGACACCCAACATAAATTGGTGTTTATTTAATCCTTATCATTGATTGACATGAAGTTTGCTCACCATCAATCATATTAGTGGCTTGGATAATTTAAAGATATTGTTTCCATAGATAATTTAAAGATTACTTCACCACATATGGAAATTTTGTAGAAATAAATCTTGTTTCATATCTGGAAGAGAGGGAAAGTTATATTGACGGTAAATAATTTAATTATGATGAATCATATCCGAGTATTTCGGAGATAGACCTCCAAAATGGACTTAAATGAATAATAGTATTCCAttcggttcaaaaagagtgtccgctTGGCCGTTTGCATGCCCTTAagaatatattttgaatattcTTAATGAAAATTTTGATTCTGCTACTAAGTGAGAATTACGTTCTATATTCTGATCTTTCTTGTTAATAAATACTCCCATTAGttcaaaataagtgaatttctatcacttaaaaaaaaaaaaaattaagtaaagTTTCCTTTATATATCTTTGATGGAGTTTTCAACtactctctccgttcacttttacttgtccaccaTTCCTaaaatagattttcatttttacttgtcattttcacatatcaagataagacaaaaaaaaattatgttttacccttaacattaattactcattccaaAACCAATACcattatacaccaattaatatgggcatCATCGTAAAATACACATTTTATTTACTATTTCTTAAAcagcgtgaaaagtcaaaagtggataagtaaaagtgaatagAGGGAGTATTTTTTAATTCAACTATTTTTTAAATTCCAACGCTGACTACTTCTACTTCTAAGAAAAGTTTGGGGAAAACCAAAAGGTAACACTATCAAATAACCCCTTTACTAGTGTAATTTGTTAATTTCTTAAGGGATTGTGTCACACTCCAAATTAAAATTCACTTAATTTGGACGGGAGGGAGTATTCATTAATTTTCTGGGAAGGTTCCTTTGATATATCCGAACTGAATCAAAGTTTAAATGTAAACAAAGAGACATGATAGTAATTGATATGATTAATTATAACAGACTTTGTTTGGATTGATTGTCAGATCCACCGTAAATTGCCCAGGCAATATCTTGATTCAAGATATCGCTTTTATCCATCCAGTCACAATAACTTACTCCAGATCTGTCTCGAATTATTTGTTGTGATTACTAAAAataattgtctcaaattatttgtcattttagaagttcaaagCACGATTAGttaattttttctcattttattcTTAGTAGAACTTTGTCATTAATGAAGATGATCAATTAATAGAGTTAATTTGATtaagagagattataacttagacattTATAAGGGTAAAGTTAGTCAAATACCCTCCTATTTAATATTTATTAAGGGGCGTATAAAACAAAAAAACGACATATAATTTGAGATGGAAGGAgtactttattttttatttttactactTGGAAAGAAAACAACGAGAAGATTGCTAGTTGGAACTTACAAAGGGGAGATTCCAAGTTAACAAGCGTTTTTGACGTTTCAGATTCTTAATTAGAATTTACAATATTATAAAAGATCAATTGTACAGAAAATTTGCATGTTATAATAAAATTCTATTATAGAATATGGTTGTTATAGACAGGTCTTACTAAATTTCAGTATAACAAAAAGCATTCATCATCATTAAAATTATTCAGAATAAACATgattttattatacatatatattaatttTTTGCATAAATATACATAGTTCGTACTTTTTGTTTTTGCATAAATATGCATAGTTCAAACAAAGAACAATATCTTGATTCAAGATATCGCTTTAATCCAGGGGCGGATTTAGGTGGGCTTAGGGTGTTCACCCGCATTATATATATAAGGTAGATTTTTTGTAtttatgtgtgtgtatgtatatatatatatatatatatatatatatatatatatatatatatatatatatgtgtgtgtgtgtgtgtgtgtggtgtaggGTGTTCAAAATTCACTCGAGCGTCGAAGGACCGATTCCCAGAgacaatattattttttatatttagcttttgttatttttttgggACACCCTGAGTGAAAATCTTGGATCCACCACTGCTTTAATCCATCCAGTCACAATAACTTACTCTAGAtctgtctcaaattatctgtcgtggTTACTCAAAataattgtctcaaattatttatcgttttagaagttcaaagcacaattagttttttttttccattttacctTTAGTAGAACTTCATTAATGGAGATGATCCATTAATAGAGTAAGCATTTGATGAAGAtagattataacttagacatgTATAGTGGTAAAGTTAGTCAAATACCCTTCCTATTTAATATTTATTAAGGGGCGTATAAAACAAAAaatgacagataatttgagacgatgagagtattttattttatttttagtaccTGAAAAGAAAACAAAGAGAAGATTGCTAGTTGGAACTTACAAAGAGACGATTCCAAGTTAACAACCGTTTTTGACGTTTCAGATTCTTAATTACAATTTACAATAAATTATATCTTCAATACGATATAATTAATAGATTGTTTTTAATTATTATAATATAAaatagacatgtgtgtgtgtgtttgagtAATATATTATAGAGATGTAATTTACCGTTATAATAATGGATGTTGTTATTACACATAAAAATGTTATCACAGAGATAAAACATAACATAAAAGATCAATTCTATAGAAAATTTGCACATTATAATGAAATTCTATTAAAGAATGTGAGTGTTATAGAGATATCTGCTTATATTTTTGCAtaaatatacatactttatacttTCGTTTGTGCACAAATATGAATAGTTCAACTGATTCATAGATACGTAGGCTGTGATTGCTACTCCCTCCGGATTATGTTTGCTTTATGtactaagaaaaatattaattaaaagaataatttgactaaattactcTTATTTATTTTTCTGAGTTTAATTTAATATTACATTTTTTTCACCACATTAATCTCCTCTTACATTTATTAGAGTTAACATAAAGGTGGGAAAAAATATTTTAACTCTATCTTGAATTTCTAACATAACAAGTATTTTAGATTAATTAATTTTAGTAACCATGACAAATAAAATGAATCAGAGAAGAACTGcgcaaagaaaataaaataccgTGGCGTTAAATTTAATGCTTATTCTCAAAGTAAACATTTGGTTAAAAGGCACTAACAACTAACCAAGTCGCTATTTAACCAAAAGAATTGAATTACGATTAATTTAAAGTAAATGCATTACCAAGTTCCTAACAGATGCTCTTGAAAAATTAAAAGCCAGTTGGAGAAATGAAAAGTTATCACCTAGTACCAAGGTATGGATAATTTCCAAAGAAATGCATTAATTCTAACAAATATACTTAA carries:
- the LOC132637930 gene encoding F-box protein At3g07870-like encodes the protein MDRQIKKHKFQSDQTPTIHGFYSLPQEIVLDIASRLPITSLVQFKFSCKLFYNFLHDKKLVNQHLSRALETDPCIIIHADYPLRNQLCFLEFSNHGREVVRKIRTPFANPMPEFKVVGSCNGLLCIYDSLFNDALYVYNPFTRDYKQLPRSIEFEVQKLVFGFGFDPVTKEYKVIKIINYANMYYNDPGRSIRFRVPFFGKSDVQVLSLGTSNRWRSVGEVVYRFDPSSQGIMLNGKMHWLTRFGKYNGRHDRLIVSFDLADDIFGEVPKVDFNVKPRIVQHHLAVLGDCLAVALTLPHYKGGGFEIWVMREYNVKDSWMKEFRVEAYTPTLNYVTQHVQPLVKVLCLMKNGELLLEYKGGNLVSYDPKNGIFRTLRFEGMPYLFKTFVHVGCLNWIETPRADL